Genomic segment of Ardenticatena maritima:
CATCAACATGGCGCCGCAACTCCCCCTGCGCGAGGAAGGGCGCAAACATTGGGACTTCTTCCTGCAATTGCCCGAACCGCCGCGCAACGATGGGCTTTCGTTCAACAACGTCAAAAACACGCAGTTGCTGGAACCGCTCTTCGAGTTCTCGGGGGCGTGCGCCGGCTGTGGTGAAACGCCCTACCTCGGGCTGCTCACCCGCCTCTTTGGCGACCGCATCTTGGTGGCAAACGCGACGGGCTGCTCCAGCATCTACGGCGGCAACCTGCCCACCACGCCCTGGGCGTTCAACAAAGAAGGGCGCGGACCGGCTTGGAGCAACTCACTCTTCGAGGATAACGCCGAATTTGGGCTGGGTATGCGCCTCGCGCTGGACAAGCAAGCCGAATACGCCCGCGAATTGGTGCAACGCCTGCGCGACATCATCGGGCACGACCTCGCCGACGCCATTCTCAACGCCGACCAATCGGACGACGCCGGCATTCAGGCGCAACGCGAGCGGGTGGCGCAGATGAAAGCCCGCTTGAAGAACCTGGACGACGAAGACGCCTGGAACTTGCTCGAAGTCGCCGACGCATTGGTGCGCAAGAGCGTCTGGATTGTGGGCGGCGACGGCTGGGCTTACGACATCGGCTACGGCGGGCTGGACCACGTGCTCGCCAGCGGGCAGAACGTCAACATCCTGGTGCTCGACACCGAAGTCTATTCCAACACGGGTGGGCAATCCTCAAAAGCCACGCCGCTCGGCGCGGTGGCCAAATTCGCCGCAGGCGGCAAGCGCACGCCCAAGAAAGACCTCGGCTTGATGGCCATGTCCTACGGCAACGTCTATGTCGCGCAAGTGGCGATGGGGGCGAACGACAAGCAAACCATTCAAGCGTTCCTGGAAGCCGAATCCTACGAGGGACCGTCGCTGATTATCGCCTACTCGCACTGCATCGCCCACGGCATTGACATGTCCAAAGGCTTTGAACAGCAGAAACTGGCCGCCGAAGCCGCCTACTGGCCGCTTTACCGCTACGACCCGCGGCGCAAAGCCGAAGGCAAGAACCCCTTGCAACTCGATTCCAAGCCACCCAAGCGCCCGCTCAAAGAGTACGTGCTCAACGAAAACCGCTACCGCATCCTTGAAAAGGGCGCGCCCGAAACGTTCGAGCACCTGCTCGAAGAAGCGCAAGAATGGGTCATCGAACGGTGGCATCACCTGGAAGAACTGGCGAAAGAAGAACCTGTGCAAGCCCAAGCCTAACCACTCTGGCGGGGGCGGTCGCGTCGCCGCCCCCGCACAGTCCATCAAGGAGGATGAACAATGCCTGACCTGACAACAACCTATCTCGGCATGAAACTGGCACACCCCATCGTCCCGTCTGCATCGCCGCTCTCACGCTCGCTCGACGGCATCAAGCGCATGGCGGAAGCCGGCGCTTCGGCGATTGTCATGTACTCCCTCTTTGAGGAACAAATCACACTTGAAAGCCAGCACCTGGACCACTACCTCGTGTACGGCAGTGAAAGTTATGCCGAAGCGTTGAGTTATTTTCCCGACATCCACGACTACAACGTCGGTCCCGATGAATACCTGGAACTGATTCGCCGCGCCAAAGAAGCCGTGGACATTCCCATCATCGGCAGCCTCAACGGCGTTTCAACCGGAGGATGGATTGAGTACGCCCGCTACATTCAGCAAGCCGGCGCCGACGCCATTGAACTCAACCTCTACTACATCCCCACCAACCCCGACCTGACCAGCGCCGAAGTGGAGCAAATGTACCTTGACGTGGTGGAACACGTGCGCCAAAACGTGCGCATCCCCATCGCCGTCAAGGTCAGTCCCTATTTCAGCGCCTTCGCCAACATGGCAAAACGGTTTGCCAAGGCGGGCGCAAACGGGCTTGTGCTCTTCAACCGCTTCTACCAACCCGATTTCAACCTGGAAACGCTGGACGTTGAACCGCGGTTGGTGCTCAGCAGCCCGCACGAAATACGCCTGCCCCTGCACTGGACGGCGATTTTGTACGGGCGCGTCAACGTGGATTTGGCGATCACCAGCGGGGTGCACACGCACGAAGAAGTGCTCAAAGGCGTCATGGCAGGCGCCAACGTCACCATGATGGCGTCCGCCCTGCTCAAAAACGGGGTGGAATACCTCGGCACGGTGCTGGAAAACGTGCGCCGCTGGATGGAAGAGCACGAATACGAATCCATCGAACAAATGCGCGGCAGCATGAGCCAGATGAACATCGCCGAACCGGCGGCGTTTGAACGCGCCAACTACATGAAAGTCCTCGATTCGTGGCGCGACGACCCCACGGGCATGCTGCTCTAAACGCCACCCGCTCAGCCAGTTGAAGGCGGTTCCCATCCAGGCGGGAACCGCTTTTCATTGCGCGCCACTTTGGCACGCACGGCACTGCTCACATCAATGCCGCACACATTCGCAAAGTGCAGCGCGTAAATCAGCACATCCGCCAATTCCTCGGCAATCTCGGCGCGCGCTTCCTCATCTTCCACCAATCGGCGGCTTTCTGCGCCAGAACACCATTGAAAATGCTCCATCAACTCGGCGGCTTCAATGGCAATGCTCATCGCCAGATTTTTGGGCGTGTGGTGGCGTTCCCAACGGCGCGCCGCCACAAACTCGCGGAGCAACGCCCGCAATTCGGCAATCGTGGTGGTGGTGTCGCTCATCGTCCCCCTCGTTCAAATGTGCGGCAACAAATCCGACGTCGTCAGAATGCCCAGCAACTTGCCGTCCGGCGTCCCCGTGTCGGTAATCAGCACCGCCTGCACGTAGCGTCCTTCCAGCATGCGCAACACATCTTCCAGCGGCGTCTCTTCACGCGCAAACTGCACCACCTCGCGCTTGTCGGCGTTCATCACATCCGCCACCCGCAAATGGCGCAAATCGGCTTTCGTGCCCAACATGGTGAGCAAATCACGCGCCGACAACAAGCCAACATAGCGCCCATTTTCCACCACCGGCAAATGCCCAATGTTGTATTTGAGCATAATGTTGCGGGCGTCTTCCACCGGCATGTTGGGGTGCGCCACACGTGGGTTGCGCGTCATCACATCGCCCGCGCGGTTGCCCTGCTCCTTGCAGACCTGCTTCACAAAGTCCACAATCTCGTGCGCCAACGGCGGGCTGATGAGCAACCCACTGCGGTGCGCCAGGCAGTTGCGAATATCGGCGTAGCGTCGCCCCTGCGCGATGGTCTCTTCACGCAACACACGCCGCTTTCCCAAAAAATCCATGTACTCGTTCATGCCGCCGTGCTTGCCGCGCCACCCGTGTGTGCGCGCCAGTTCGTACAGCAAATCCTCAAAAATTTTCAGGGCTTCCATTCCCGCCCCGTGGGGGTCTTCGTTCAACCGTTCTTCAACAACCGCCAGTTGGGCGCGAAAGGCTGAAACACTCATGGCACGCTCTCCTCATTGATTGACACAACCGCGCTCGCCAACCATACTACCACTGCATGCAGTTGGAAACCAACCCCGCGTCTCACCTATGCGCACCATGTACCTGCTCGAAAAAACCTACCTTGATGAGGGCGTCCCGCTGGAAACGGTGCTGCGCGTCGCCTGCATGGCACTCGCCCCTTGGGCGGTGCGCTACGAAGCCCGCCTCATCATGCCGCGCGTTTCCGATACGCCCACGCTTCGCCGAGGGACGCTGCCGACGGCGGTGGATGAACGACGTGCGGCGCTCGATACCTTGCTCACCTGGCTCACCACCAATACAGCCGTGGAAGACCTGTTCGCTCTCTCCTTGTGGGAAGCAGACCAGGCGCGCCCCTTCTTCCAGTACCCCGACACGCCGGACGTCTGGTCGTTGTGGCTCACACTAGCCCAATGGCACGCCCTGCAAACCGCATGCCAGAGCGCCCATCTCCCCACCGACCTTTTCTTCGACGCCGACCAGGTCATCTGTACGCCTGTGGAAGGCAACACACTGCTGGCGCGTCTGGCGCGGCGGCTTGGCTTTCAAAAGTGCTACACGCCCCGCCAGTGGAAACGTCGGCAGACCTAGGCGAACGTGGGCGACAGCACACATTGCCACACAGCCACACCAACGGTACAATGCCGCTACGAACCCACTGAGGAAACCCGCAACAGAATGCCGCGAGGAGGCGACACATGCGCATTACCCTGACCATCAACGGCGAGGTCAAAACGTTCGACGTTGCCCCGCACGAACGGTTGCTGTGGGTGCTCCGCCGCAATGGGTATTTTGGCGTCAAACATGGCTGTGAAACAGGCGAATGCGGTGCGTGCGCTGTCTTGCTGGACGGTCGCCCCGTGCCCTCGTGTGTGCTGTTCGCCGCCCAAGCCGACGGACACACCATCACCACCATCGAAGCCCTGGGCACACGCGACAACCTGCACGCCCTGCAACGCGCCTTCGCCGAAGTCGGCGCGATTCAGTGCGGCTACTGCACGCCCGGCATGCTCCTCGCGGCAAAAGCCCTGCTCGACCAAACCCTCACCCCCAGCGAAGCCGACGTGCGCGACGCTCTGAGCGGGGTGCTTTGTCGCTGTACGGGGTACGTGAAACCCGTGCAAGCGGTGTTGCTCGCCGCCGCCCGCCTGCGCGGCGAAGACCCACCCGCGCCGCCCCGTCTGCATGGGCAGCATGAATTGCCCACCTTCGACGAGGTGTTTGGCACACCGCACGCCCCCTCGCCCGCCCCATCCGCTCCCGCCGGTGGCGGCGGCGCCGACGTGCAAACGCGCACGCGCACACGCCCCTTCGTCATCACCGCCCCCGACGACCGCTGGCGCGTGGTCGGCAAGCCCGAAATCAAGGTGGACGCCATCAAACTCGCGTTGGGGAAACCCGCCTTCACGGACGATATCGAACTGCGCGGCATGCTCCACGCCAAAATTCTGCATTCCCCTGTCGCCCACGCCCGCATCAAGCGCATTGACGTGAGCAAGGCGCGCGCGTTGCCCGGCGTGCACGCTGTGCTGACCTACAAAGACATTCCGCGCGTGGTCTATTCCACCGCCGGGCAATCCGACCCCATCCCTGGTCCGCTGGACATGTTCAGCCTGGATGAAAAAGTGCGCCACGTGGGCGATCGCGTTGCGTTCGTCGCCGCCGAGACGCCCGAAATTGCCGAAGAAGCCCTGCGGCTCATCGAAGTGGAATACGAACCGTTGCCCGCCATCCTCGACCCCCGCGACGCCCTGCGCGACGACGCGCCCATCATTCACGATGAACCGGAGTATGTGCCCTTTGAAGGCTCAGACCCCCAACGCAACATCGCCGCCGCCATTCGGATTGACATCGGCAACGTGGATGAAGGGTTCGCCGAAGCCGATTTTGTGTTTGAGGAAGAGTACGTCGTCCCGAAGGTGCAACAAGCCAGCATCGAGCCGCATGTGGTGGTCACCTGGTGGGACGAAGACGACCGGCTGGTCATTCGCACATCCACACAAGTGCCCTTCCATGTGCGCCGCATTCTTGCGCCGGTGCTGGGGCTTCCGCCCAAACGCATCCGCGTCATCAAACCGCGCATTGGCGGCGGGTTTGGCGGCAAGCAGGAAGTGCTCATCGAAGACGTCGCCGCCCATCTCACCATCGCCACCGGTCGCCCCGTGCGGCTGGAATACACACGCGAAGAAGAATTCATCGCCGCCCGTTCACGCCACCCCATGCGGGTGCGCATGAAAACCGGCGTCATGCGCGACGGCACAATCGTCGCCAACGAAATGTACCTGCTCTCCGATACGGGCGCATACGGCTGTCATGCGCTCACCGTCGCCGGCAACACCGGGCACAAAGCCATGGCGCTCTACCCCGGCAAATGGCGCGAACATCCCGACGGCTACAAATACGCCAACATTCGCTTCTACGCCGACATCGTTTACACCAACACGCCCCCATCGGGTGCGTACCGCGGCTACGGTGTGCCGCAAGGCTTCTTGCCGCTGGAAGTGCACATGCAGCGCATCGCCCACGCGCTCGGGCTCGACCCCATCGAATTCCGGCTGAAAAACGCGCTCAAAGCGGGCGATGAACACCCATTCAGCCGCGCATGGAGCGAAGGGCGCGAACCCCGCCCCGAAATCATCAACACATGCGGCTTGCGCGAATGCGTGGAAGTGGGCACGCGCATGATTGACTGGCACGCCAAATACGGCAACCCCGATTGGCACACCGTGCCCGGCAAGCCCTACCTGCGGCGCGGCATCGGGCTGGCGCTCGTCATGCAGGGCACCGCCATCCCCTACCTCGACATGGGCGCCGCCAGCATCAAAATGAACGATGACGGCTCGTTCAACCTACTCGTCGGCGCAACCGACCTCGGCACCGGTTCCGACACGGTGCTGGCGCAAATGGCCGCCGAAGTGCTCGGCTGTCCGGTGGAAGATATCCTCGTCTATTCGAGCGATACGGACTTCACGCCTTTCGACAAGGGCGCGTATGCTTCCAGCACCACCTACATCTCCGGCTACGCGGTCGTCAAAGCCGCCGAACACGCCGCCCGCCAGATCAAACGTGTCGCCGCACGGCTCATCAACCGCATGGGCGAACCTGAAATCACCCCCGACGACATCGAACTGCGCGACCGCGCCGCCTGGGCGCCCGACGGTCGCCATGTCTCGCTCGCCGACATCGCCCTGAACGCCCTGCACCACGAAGACCAGCACCAAATCATGGGCATCGCCTCGTATGTGTCGCCCGAATCACCGCCCCCCTTCGCCGCCCAATTCGCCGAAGTGACCGTGGACACCGAAACCGGCGTTGTCCACGTGGACCGTCTGCTCATGGTGGTGGACGCCGGGCGCATCGTCAACCCGGCGACGGCGTCCGGGCAGGTGGAAGGCGGCATGACCCAGGCGCTCGGCTACGCCGTTTGCGAAGAAATGACCTACGACGCGCAAGGTGTGCCGCGCGAACGCAGTTTTGGCGATTACCACATCTTCACCGCGGATGAAATGCCCGTGCTGGAAGTCGCCTTTGTTGAAACGTTCGAGCCGTCGCACCCCTTCGGCGTCAAAGCCGTCGCCGAAATTCCCATGGACGGCGTCGCGCCGGCGGTTGTGAACGCCATCCATGACGCGGTCGGCATCTGGCTGAACGAAATTCCCGCCACACCCGACCGTGTGCTGGCGGCGCTGAAACAACAACGCGCGGCGAATTCCTGACCCGTGAACCATTGACAACCCACCTTTGATGAGAGGCGAACAATGCGGCTCTACAAACAGTATGACGCACCCCGCACACTCGATGAAGCCCTGGCACTGCTTGCCGAACACGCGCCCCGCGCGCGCATCATCGCCGGCGGCACCGACTTGCTGGTTGAATTGGAACGCCGCCAGCGCGACCTGGACGCGGTGATTGACCTGACGCGCATTCCGGGGCTGGACACGATTGACATTGACAACGAGGGGCGCATTCACCTGGGACCACTCGTCACGCACAATCAGGTGGCGAACAGCCGCTTGATCATCAAGCGGGCGTTTCCGCTGGCGCAAGCCGCCTGGCAAGTCGGCGCGCCGCAAATTCGCAATCGGGGCACGGTGGCGGGCAATCTCATCACGGCGTCGCCGGCGAACGACACCATCACCCCGCTCATGGCGTTGGACGCAGAGGTCACCCTGCAAAGCGCCGCACGCGGCAAGCGCACCATTCCCCTGCGCGAGTTCTACACCGGCGTGCGCCAAACCGTCATGCACCCTGACGAAATCATGGTGGACATCGCCTTCCCCGCGCTGCTGCCCAATCAGCATGGCGCGTTCGCCAAACTCGGCTTGCGCCGCGCCCAAGCCATCTCTGTGGTCAACGTCGCCATCGTCATCACCGCCGACCGCAACGCGAGCGGCGGCATTTGCCCCCCCATCTTCGACGCACGTATCACACTTGGCGCAGTAGCACCGACCATCATTCGCGCGCCAGAAGCCGAACAAGCCCTCATCGGGCCCGACCTGAGCGATGAGCACCTGGCACACGTCGCCCAACTCGCCGCCGAAGCCGCCAGCCCCATTGACGACATCCGCGCACCAGCCGCCTATCGCCGCCACGCCGTGCGCGTGCTCACTCTGCGCCTGCTCAAAGCCCTGCGCGATGGCACAGCCACCCGCGATTTTCCCACACGGCGCGCCAACCTCTGGACACAGCCGGGGCATCCACTCAGCCCACTCCCACCAGAACCGCCGGGCGAGGAAATTGTCGCCACCGTCAACGGGCGGCGGGTGGTGTTGTACAACACACGCGGCAAAACGTTGCTCCACGCCCTCCGCGACGCCGGGCTAACAGGCACAAAAGAAGGGTGCGGCGAGGGCGAATGCGGCGCGTGCACCGTCATGCTCGACGGTGCAGCGGTCATGAGTTGTCTTGTTCCCGCGGAACGGGCGCACGGCGCGACCATTCTCACGGTTGAAGGCATCGCCGAAGGCGAGACATTGCACCCCATTCAGCGCGCCTTCGTCACCCACGACGCGGTGCAGTGCGGCTACTGCACGCCCGGTTTTATCGTCAGCGCGTACGCCCTGTTGCAAGAAAACCCCACCCCCGCGCCTGATGAAATCCGCCAGGCGATCAGCGGCAACCTCTGCCGCTGCACAGGCTACTACAAAATTGTGGAAGCCATCGAAGCCGTCGCCAGGGGGCTGGACGCCCCTTCGACGGCGTAAAAGTCAGCAGAACGCAAAAAGCCCGCCACAAAGCGGGCTTTTTTCTTTCACCGCACAACGCCTTACGTTGCCGTCCGCTGTGTGTTCAGCCAGGTGAGCACCGCTTCAAGGACACCGCCGCCCACAGCAAGCGCCTTGTCCGAAATGGTGAAACAATGTTCGCGCACGCCGCGCGGGTCAATGTCCCCAATTTTGAGCCCGGCGGGGACCGGCGTGCCGTCGGCAATCAAGCCGCGCACCACGCCCGGAAACGGCGCATGCACCGCTTCGCCATCCACCAGCGCGACCGCCTGCCCTGCCTGCACCATGTCGCCAATCTCCACAAGCGCTTGCACCGTTCCCGCCACAGGCGCGCGCAACACCCGCTCGCGCCCATAGCCCTGCACCAGCCCCGGCGTGCCTGTGTCGGGCAGAGCCTGCCCCCGCCAGTACACACGCCCCAGGAAGTGCCCGCGCGCCGTTTCCACCACCGCATGGCAATCCTCGCTGGCGGTAAAGCCGGGTCCCAACGCCACCACCAGCGGCGCGTCGGTTTGATGCGTGCCCAGGTTGCGCTTCGCCATACGGGCGTCCACCAGCACGGTGGGGCGCACATGCGGAAGGGTCGCCCCTTCGGGGTCCACCAGCACGGGCACCACACCCTCGCGCGCCAGGCGCACCGCGGTTGCCGCCGAGTCAACACGCCGGGCGTGCAGGTCTTCCACCGTAATCTCCCCTTGCAGAACAGCGGTCGCTACGGCAACCGTTCGGCGCACCACGAGCGGGCGCGGCAATTCGAGCACCACCACCGGAAAGCCGGCGCGCACCAACCGCGCCACGGCTCCCGTCGCCAGGTCGCCGCCCCCGCGCAGGAGCACCAGCGTATCAGCAAACAAACGGGCAGGCGCCATCGTTCACCATTCCCCTTGCCACATGCGCTTCTGCTTGCGATAGTGCACAAACAACGCGACGCCAACCCCCAACGCATCCGCCAGCAGGTCAAGCACCGAGGGCGTGCGATTGGGGACAAACGATTGGTGCCATTCGTCGCTCACGCCATACGCGACACAGAGCAGGAACGTCGCCCAGGCGGCTTGTTGAAACGTCAGCCCTTCCGCACGCCAGGCGCGAAACGTCAGCCAGCCCAGAACCGCATACACCAGCACATGCGCCACGTAATCGTCAACCGCATCCAACCAACCGGGGGCGTGCACCGGCACCGACGATTGGCTGGACAGGTAGAAGATGACGCCCATCCAGGCGAGCACCGGTCCCCATGTGCGCACGCGGTTCATGCTTCTTGCTCCACAACCGCCGCATAGCGGCGTTCTTCTCGCGTTGCGGCGAAAATGTACGTCAGCAAATCGGCTTCGGCTTGCGTGAGGGTTTTGTTGCGCCGCGCCATCACCCGCGCGGCGGTTTCCAGCGCCTGCTCCAGGCGGTATTCCACCAGGCGGCTCCCCGTTCCCCATGAAAAACTCGGCACGAATTTGGGGGGCATGGTCGCGCCGTAGAGGTTGCACGCCACGCCGAACACACTGCCCGTGTTGATGAGCAAGCCAATGCCGGTTTTGGTGTGGTCGCCGATGAAACAGCCCACAAACTGCTGACCGGTATCCACAAAGCGCCCGCTCGCCCAGACACGCACGCGGCTGTAATTGTTCTTCAAGTCGCTGTTGGTGGTATGCGCGCCCAGATTGCACCACTCCCCAATGACGCTATGCCCCAAAAAGCCGTCGTGCTGCTTGTTGCTGTACGCCTGGAAAATACTCGTTTCGACTTCGCCCCCGACTTTGCAGACCGGTCCAATGGTCGTGCC
This window contains:
- a CDS encoding nucleotide pyrophosphohydrolase; amino-acid sequence: MSDTTTTIAELRALLREFVAARRWERHHTPKNLAMSIAIEAAELMEHFQWCSGAESRRLVEDEEARAEIAEELADVLIYALHFANVCGIDVSSAVRAKVARNEKRFPPGWEPPSTG
- a CDS encoding molybdopterin-dependent oxidoreductase, with the translated sequence MRITLTINGEVKTFDVAPHERLLWVLRRNGYFGVKHGCETGECGACAVLLDGRPVPSCVLFAAQADGHTITTIEALGTRDNLHALQRAFAEVGAIQCGYCTPGMLLAAKALLDQTLTPSEADVRDALSGVLCRCTGYVKPVQAVLLAAARLRGEDPPAPPRLHGQHELPTFDEVFGTPHAPSPAPSAPAGGGGADVQTRTRTRPFVITAPDDRWRVVGKPEIKVDAIKLALGKPAFTDDIELRGMLHAKILHSPVAHARIKRIDVSKARALPGVHAVLTYKDIPRVVYSTAGQSDPIPGPLDMFSLDEKVRHVGDRVAFVAAETPEIAEEALRLIEVEYEPLPAILDPRDALRDDAPIIHDEPEYVPFEGSDPQRNIAAAIRIDIGNVDEGFAEADFVFEEEYVVPKVQQASIEPHVVVTWWDEDDRLVIRTSTQVPFHVRRILAPVLGLPPKRIRVIKPRIGGGFGGKQEVLIEDVAAHLTIATGRPVRLEYTREEEFIAARSRHPMRVRMKTGVMRDGTIVANEMYLLSDTGAYGCHALTVAGNTGHKAMALYPGKWREHPDGYKYANIRFYADIVYTNTPPSGAYRGYGVPQGFLPLEVHMQRIAHALGLDPIEFRLKNALKAGDEHPFSRAWSEGREPRPEIINTCGLRECVEVGTRMIDWHAKYGNPDWHTVPGKPYLRRGIGLALVMQGTAIPYLDMGAASIKMNDDGSFNLLVGATDLGTGSDTVLAQMAAEVLGCPVEDILVYSSDTDFTPFDKGAYASSTTYISGYAVVKAAEHAARQIKRVAARLINRMGEPEITPDDIELRDRAAWAPDGRHVSLADIALNALHHEDQHQIMGIASYVSPESPPPFAAQFAEVTVDTETGVVHVDRLLMVVDAGRIVNPATASGQVEGGMTQALGYAVCEEMTYDAQGVPRERSFGDYHIFTADEMPVLEVAFVETFEPSHPFGVKAVAEIPMDGVAPAVVNAIHDAVGIWLNEIPATPDRVLAALKQQRAANS
- a CDS encoding FAD binding domain-containing protein; translated protein: MRLYKQYDAPRTLDEALALLAEHAPRARIIAGGTDLLVELERRQRDLDAVIDLTRIPGLDTIDIDNEGRIHLGPLVTHNQVANSRLIIKRAFPLAQAAWQVGAPQIRNRGTVAGNLITASPANDTITPLMALDAEVTLQSAARGKRTIPLREFYTGVRQTVMHPDEIMVDIAFPALLPNQHGAFAKLGLRRAQAISVVNVAIVITADRNASGGICPPIFDARITLGAVAPTIIRAPEAEQALIGPDLSDEHLAHVAQLAAEAASPIDDIRAPAAYRRHAVRVLTLRLLKALRDGTATRDFPTRRANLWTQPGHPLSPLPPEPPGEEIVATVNGRRVVLYNTRGKTLLHALRDAGLTGTKEGCGEGECGACTVMLDGAAVMSCLVPAERAHGATILTVEGIAEGETLHPIQRAFVTHDAVQCGYCTPGFIVSAYALLQENPTPAPDEIRQAISGNLCRCTGYYKIVEAIEAVARGLDAPSTA
- the yqeB gene encoding selenium-dependent molybdenum cofactor biosynthesis protein YqeB is translated as MAPARLFADTLVLLRGGGDLATGAVARLVRAGFPVVVLELPRPLVVRRTVAVATAVLQGEITVEDLHARRVDSAATAVRLAREGVVPVLVDPEGATLPHVRPTVLVDARMAKRNLGTHQTDAPLVVALGPGFTASEDCHAVVETARGHFLGRVYWRGQALPDTGTPGLVQGYGRERVLRAPVAGTVQALVEIGDMVQAGQAVALVDGEAVHAPFPGVVRGLIADGTPVPAGLKIGDIDPRGVREHCFTISDKALAVGGGVLEAVLTWLNTQRTAT
- a CDS encoding CBS domain-containing protein, which encodes MSVSAFRAQLAVVEERLNEDPHGAGMEALKIFEDLLYELARTHGWRGKHGGMNEYMDFLGKRRVLREETIAQGRRYADIRNCLAHRSGLLISPPLAHEIVDFVKQVCKEQGNRAGDVMTRNPRVAHPNMPVEDARNIMLKYNIGHLPVVENGRYVGLLSARDLLTMLGTKADLRHLRVADVMNADKREVVQFAREETPLEDVLRMLEGRYVQAVLITDTGTPDGKLLGILTTSDLLPHI
- a CDS encoding VanZ family protein, producing the protein MNRVRTWGPVLAWMGVIFYLSSQSSVPVHAPGWLDAVDDYVAHVLVYAVLGWLTFRAWRAEGLTFQQAAWATFLLCVAYGVSDEWHQSFVPNRTPSVLDLLADALGVGVALFVHYRKQKRMWQGEW
- a CDS encoding dihydroorotate dehydrogenase-like protein, with product MPDLTTTYLGMKLAHPIVPSASPLSRSLDGIKRMAEAGASAIVMYSLFEEQITLESQHLDHYLVYGSESYAEALSYFPDIHDYNVGPDEYLELIRRAKEAVDIPIIGSLNGVSTGGWIEYARYIQQAGADAIELNLYYIPTNPDLTSAEVEQMYLDVVEHVRQNVRIPIAVKVSPYFSAFANMAKRFAKAGANGLVLFNRFYQPDFNLETLDVEPRLVLSSPHEIRLPLHWTAILYGRVNVDLAITSGVHTHEEVLKGVMAGANVTMMASALLKNGVEYLGTVLENVRRWMEEHEYESIEQMRGSMSQMNIAEPAAFERANYMKVLDSWRDDPTGMLL